The genomic interval TCCTGAAAGTTCCAACACCTCCATACGATCTTTCAGTGCAGGCGGTACCGTATCTAATATGTTTGCGGTGGTGATAAACATTACATTTGAAAGGTCAAACGCTACGTCGAGATAATGGTCGGAAAAGGCATGGTTTTGTTCAGGGTCAAGCACTTCCAGCAAGGCGGCTGAGGGGTCTCCGCGGAAATCAGCGCCAAGTTTGTCAATTTCGTCCAGCATGAATACCGGATTGTTTGATTCCGCCTTTTTCAGTCCCTGTATGATCCTGCCCGGCAATGCACCGATATATGTGCGCCTGTGACCCCTTATCTCCGCCTCGTCTCTTACTCCGCCCAGGGACATACGGACAAATTTCCTGCCCATCGAACGTGCAATTGACATCCCAACAGAGGTTTTCCCTGTGCCGGGCGGTCCGACAAAGCACAAGATCGGCCCCTTCATATCATCCTTGAGTTTCCTTACCGCAAGATATTCAAGGATCCGTTCCTTTAATTTTTCTAAATCGTAGTGATCTTCATCCAATATTGTGCTTGCCGTTTTAATATCCAGTTGGTCTTTTGTAGAAACCGACCATGGAAGGGCAATCAACAGATCCAGGTATGTCCTTGAAACCGTATATTCCGCCGAAGCAGAATGCATTTTTGCAAGCCGTTCAAGCTCTCGTTCGGCCTCTTTTTTTGCTTCGGCAGGCATTTTGGCATTTTCGATTTTTTCCTTTAATTCTTTTATCTCCATTGAACGTTCGTCGCCTTCGCCCAGTTCATCCTGAATCGCCTTTAGCTGCTGCCTCAGATAATATTCCTTCTGTCCCTTTTCCATTTCGTTCCTTACCTGAGACTGGATTTTTGTAGCCATTTCCAGGACTTCCAATTCGCTGGCAATCAGTGTAGTAACTTTTTGCAAACGCAATTTTACGTTTGCCAGTTCAAGCACCTTTTGTTTTTCCGCCACGCTAACATTTAAATGCGAAGTAATAAGATCCGCTAAACGGCTGGGATTTTCAATATTAACGACAGCTATCTTCAATTCTTCGGGCAGTGATGGCATCATGGAGATCATGTGCGCAAATTGGTCCGCCGCATTTCTTGCCAGTGCCTCTGTCTCTCTATCGTCTTCAATGATATCTTCGATAGCGCTGATTTTTGCTTTAAAATAAGGATCGGATTGAACGTATTCCCCGATTTTTACCCTGCGAAGTCCCTGGACAAGCATTTTTGCAGAATTATCGGGCATGCGCAGCATTTGAAGAACGACAGCCGCCGTGGCGCACTCATAGATATCGGATTGTTTTAGCACTTTAATATCTTTATCTTTCTGCGCGGTCAGGGTCAGGAATCGGTTCCCGGCTAAAACATCGTTCAGGAGTTTAATATCCCTATCGGTATAAACGCTTAACGCCGCGACCATTCCCGGGAATACAACGGTGTCTTTCACTGGAAGCACAGGGGTTTCATGTGGTATTTTTATTCTTTCTATTTTGTCCTGTACTTCTTCTTCAACCGTAAGTACAGGATGCTCCTGGTCTTCGCCATGGTTATTATTTTCGCTATTTGTCATGTTGTGTATTGTTTCCTCTCCGGCAATACAGGGAATGGTTAAAGGTTAATTTTTATGGCAAATGCTTCCGGCTCTTTTTGCTGAATTTTTGGCAGGATTATTTGTAAAAAACCTTCCTTGTATGAGGCTTTTATATTATTTGTATCAACTGGTTTGGGCATATAAAATGCTCTTTCAAAATATCCATACCTGATTTCTACCTGATAGAAACATATCTTTTCGTGAGGTGAGTCGTCAGTTCTGTGACCAGTTATCGTAAGGGTGTCTTTTGAAAAAGAAACCTGCACATTGTGCGGTTTAGTGCCAGGAATGGCCATTTTTACAATAATGTCTTCAGGTGTTTCGTAAATATCTGCCTGGGGTTTCCAGGGAGACATTGAATCGAAAGAATATTCTTTCCCGGCAAAAGAAAAAAATTCGCTTAAGATTTGTTCTATCTTATTTTGTTTTGCATCGGCTTTGTAATAAGTGTCGTTATCATTTGAAATCATTTTAGAATGAAACCTCCAGGTCAAAAGGAAAACGATGTCAATATAACAATTTTCATTTTCAAGTACAAGAGAATTTGCAGCATAAGCATCTGCAAAGAAATAATGATAAAACTGGCATTAGCGCCAAATTCTGCCGAAATAAAAAACCCCGCAAAAGCGGGGTTTTTTGTGATGGCGGTAAAAACGTAAAAAAATTAATACATATCTCCATAACCACCATAGCCGCCGCCAGGAGGCATTGGAGGGGTCTTCTTTTTCTCCGGTATCTTGCCTATTATGGCGTCTGTTGTAAGCAGCAAAGTGGAAACGCTCGCTGCATTTTGCAGTGCGGTTCTCACCACTTTCGTCGGATCAATGATGCCTTCGCTCACCATATTGCAATACCGGTTTGCCCCCGCATCATAGCCTTCATTTCCTTTCGCATTTTCAACATTCTGTACGACAATTGCAGCGCTAACCCCTGCATTCGCTGCGATTTGTCTTAATGGCGCCCTTAAAGCCCTCTGAAGGATATCAACGCCTATTTTTTCATCGCCTGTAAGGGCAAGATCATTCAGGGGGGAAATAGACCTGAGAAGTGATACGCCTCCGCCGGGAAGGATGCCTTCTTCAACGGCAGCTCGGGTTGCATGGAGTGCATCTTCAACACGCGCCTTCTTTTCCTTCATTTCACTTTCCGTTGCCGCGCCTACATTGATCATTACCACGCCGCCAGCCATCTTGGCAAGCCTCTCCTGAAGCTTTTCCCTGTCGTAATCCGATGTGGTAGTCGAGATTTCCCTTTTTATCTGTTCAATACGATCCTTGATTTTTTTGCTTTCACCGGCGCCCTCGATGATGATTGTATTTTCCTTGTCGATTTCTATCTTCTTTGCGCGGCCAAGGTCGCTTAATTCTAACGTTTCAAGGTTAATACCCAAATCTTCAAAAACAGCCTGGCCGCCGGTAAGGACAGCGATGTCTTCCAGCATCGCCTTGCGTTTATCACCAAAACCCGGCGCCTTAACTGCAGCGCATTTCAGCGACCCACGAAGCTTGTTCACAACAAGCAAGGTCAAGGCTTCGCCTTCTATCTCTTCGGCAATAATCAAAAGAGGTTTGCCTGTTTGAGAAATTTTCTCCAATATCGGCACCAGCATCTTGGTGGTGGTTATCTTTTTCTCATGAATAAGCAGGTAAGGGTCTTCCAGAACACATTGCATCGTGTTAGGATTCGTGACGAAATAAGGAGAGAGATATCCTTTGTCAAACTGCAATCCTTCAATCCATTTCGCTTCAGTTTGCAAACTTTTGCCTTCCTCTACCGTAATCACGCCATCTTTGCCGACCTTATCCATAGCGTCGGCGATAATTTTACCGATTTCAGCATCGTAATTAGAGGCTACCGTGGCAATCTGCTCAACCTCTTTTCTTCCCTTTACCGGAATACTCATCTGCCGCAGCTTGTCCACTACACACTGAACGGCCTTGTCTATGCCGCGCTTCAACGCCATTACGTTGGCTCCAGCAGTAACATTCTTAAGCCCTTCTACAAATATTGCCTCTGCAAGCACCGTAGCTGTGGTTGTTCCGTCACCGGCAACATCGCTCGTTTTTGCGGCAACGGACTTTACCATTTGCGCACCGATGTTTTGCATGTGGTCGGGCAAGTCTATTTCTTTCGCAACAGTTACCCCGTCCTTCGTAATCGTTGGCGAACCAAAACTTTTTTGAATAATAACATTACGTCCCCTCGGTCCCAACGTTACCTTTACCGCATCTGCTAATTGTTTTACGCCAATCTTGATTGCCTCCAGCGCGTCGTGATCATAAATAATTTTTTTTGCCGACATAACAAAGTTTCCTCCAAATGTATGTACTGCTGACTTTAATAAATCTTTTAACGGCTGAATTAACGGAGCAAACAGTATGCCGAACAATGCCTGCCACCCCTCAGTTGACTTCTTTTTCCCCTGCAAATTAACTTATTTAATCACAATAGGATATGTGAAAAGTTTTTTGCACAAAAAAATCTTTACGGATTACATAAACAAAAGTATGCCATTGTGGCAGTGCTTTGCTTAAAACCACCCTTTTAGATGTGTCAATATGACAGTATTACATGGTAGGCGAATGGTATTCGGCGGACGAGCAGGCTTTGCACGAAACCTACCGGCAAAAACAGTCGGCAGTCGGCAATCCACAGTCTACAATTTGCCGATTGCCTGCTGTAAGTACTTTCCATTCTAATGATGGACGACGGATGATAGATGATGGACGATGTTCGTCCTTCGTCCATCGCCCAAAGTTGGGTCGGGATAGGACACTTCATGTATTTTAAGAATTAATCAGGGAGTGTCCCTCTATTTTCAGGTGATCAATTATGTACCAATTCTTTCTCTATTGCTGTTTGAACAAGCTGATTTAATGACAAGCCTTTTTGAATAGCTCTCTCGGCTGCTTTTCTGTGCATCTCTGGCGGTATACGAACATTAAAACTTCCCCTATATGACTTTATAGGCACTTTACCCATTTCTCTGCAAAGAGCAGCATAATCATCCGCCGCATTGTGAAATGCCTTTACTAGTTCTTCTACACTATGACCCTCAAAGATTACAAGGTCATCTATACCCTCGATTTTCCCATGAAAAACTTTATCCTCTGCGCTGAAATGCACAGTTCCCGTGAAACCTTTGTACGTTAAAACATCCTTCATTGTATTAACCCCTTATTTCTTAATGCTTCTTCTATATAATCCAATTGATATCTCTTAAGCTCAACTCCCGGATGTGGTTTATGCAATCTTATAATATGCCTTGTTTCCGGATTAATAAAGGTTACCCCCGACCCGGTAGTTTTGCCTGACTTTGCCTTTTCATAACCAAATCCAGCCAGAAGACTTTTAAGATCATCATAGGTGAAATCCTTTGGCTTTGATAAGAAACGCCTCAATAATTTCTCAGCCTTACTCATGCTATAAATATAACAGCAAAATAAAAATGTGCAACTGTAATATAGTTGCTATTCCTGTTTTCTCTTATTGCGTAGCACTTTAATTTTTTGAAAAAGATATTCACGTATGCATGGTATTAACAGATCTGTCTAGGATTCTCATTCCTGTTGACTGGTCGAACCAATGAACCGCATCCGGGGAAAATGCCAGGCCAACAAGGTCGCCAGCCGAGACCGTTGATTCGGTATTTTTTACTGACCAAAGTATATCCGGGGAGATCCTCACATGGCATACTGATTCATGCCCAAGGTATTCAATATGTTCCACAATGCTTTTAATGGCGTTTTTAAAATCCGGCGAAACGCATTGCAATTTTTCAGGACGTATCCCCAGAATAACCTGCGGCGTATTTGCCGGGGGAACCGGGGATTCAAGGATTGTTTCCCCTAAGGCAAAAGAACTTGCCGTGATTAGCCGCACCTCTGCAAAATTCATGGCCGGAGCGCCAACAAACCCAGCGATGAAGGTGTTTTGAGGCGCATTGTATATTTCATAAGGAGTCCCTATCTGTTGCAGATGCCCCTTATCCATAACAGCAATCCGGTCTCCCAGTGTGAGCGCCTCGGTTTGATCATGGGTAACGTAGACGGTGGTAACATTCCGTTGTTTTTGAAGTTTTTTTAATTCCCCCCTCGCTGAAATTCTTAGGCGTGCGTCAAGGTTGCTCAAAGGTTCGTCCATTAAAAATACCTGCGGATTTCTCACGAGCGCCCTTGCCAGTGCAACCCGCTGTTTTTCGCCGCCGGAAAGTTCTTTTGGATACTTTTGCAATAAGTTGTTTATTCCCAGCATCCTGGCGGTATTTTCCACGTTTTCATTTAGATCCTTTGCCTTTCGTATCCTGAGAGGAAATGCAATATTGTCAAATATTTTCATATGCGGATATAAGGCATAGTTCTGAAACACCAGGGCAATGTCCCTTTTGCCGGGAGGCACAGTATTTACAAGGTTATCATTAAAATAAATATCTCCCGAAGAGGGAGTCTCCAGCCCCGCGATCATATTTAATGTCGTGGTCTTTCCGCTCCCGCTCGATCCGAGTACTACAAGGAATTCACCGTCTTGTATCTCCATGTTCAGGCAATTCACCGCAGCGGTGTGTTTGTAATATTTTGTAATATTTCTTAAGTGAATTCTCATTCTTTCACCGCTCCGGAAATAATGCCCTGTACGATATACCTTTGAAAGGCAAGTAAAAAAATAAGGAGCGGAACGGTAACAATCACTGAAGCTGCGGCAATATCTCCCCACGGAACCTCATATGTGCCCTGGAACAGGGCAATGCCTACAGAAGCGAGCCTGGAGGATTCGTCAAGGGTAAAAGTAAGGGCAAACAGAAACTCATTCCAGCAAAAAATAAAGGTTAGAATTGCTGTGGAAATCAGCCCCGGCAATGCAATTGGCGCAATAACGTACCTAAGCGCCTGAAAATGGGTACAGCCGTCAATGAGAGAGGCGTTATCCATTTCGATGGGTATTTTATCAATATATTTTATCATAAGAAATAGCGCCAATGGAAAGTTGTGGGCGCTGTAGGCACAAATAAGCGAAACGGGTAAATTTATCCACCCCAGGGTGTAAAAAAGTTTATACAGGGCGGCAACAAGACAGATCGACGGAAGGGTAAACAAAACAACAATCATAAACAATATCGCCGTTTTCCCTCTGAACGAAAAACGCGAAACACTGTAGGCGGCGAGCAATGCACATGGTATGGCTACGCATACGGTAGAAAGCGAGACCATGAAACTATTGAACAAATAATACGGGAAATGGCTTTTAAAGAGGACGTTTTTGTAAGAGTCAAGGACATACGTTTCAGGGAAAACGGGAGGCAATTGCATAATCTCTGAAGGGGGTTTGAAGGAGGTTAATACAATCCATGCAAACGGGCCTATGCTCCAACAGACCGCCATGAGGGTAAATAGAAAAAAAAGGCATCTTTTTCGCATTTTATAAAGGATGTTATCCGCCTTGCCTACACATTTAAGAAAGCAGGGGCGAGGCACTTGCCCGTTTGGGCATGAGCACATTTATGACAATTTACGGCAAGTGCCTCGCCCCTGCTTTGCGATTATTGGAATTTTTCAAAAACTAAAATGTTACCTATAAAAATAAAGATACGTAATCGGGTTTTTTGGGCCTTAATCGTGACCGTTATAAGACACAAGGAA from Candidatus Kuenenia stuttgartiensis carries:
- a CDS encoding type II toxin-antitoxin system HicB family antitoxin, whose translation is MKDVLTYKGFTGTVHFSAEDKVFHGKIEGIDDLVIFEGHSVEELVKAFHNAADDYAALCREMGKVPIKSYRGSFNVRIPPEMHRKAAERAIQKGLSLNQLVQTAIEKELVHN
- the groL gene encoding chaperonin GroEL (60 kDa chaperone family; promotes refolding of misfolded polypeptides especially under stressful conditions; forms two stacked rings of heptamers to form a barrel-shaped 14mer; ends can be capped by GroES; misfolded proteins enter the barrel where they are refolded when GroES binds), translated to MSAKKIIYDHDALEAIKIGVKQLADAVKVTLGPRGRNVIIQKSFGSPTITKDGVTVAKEIDLPDHMQNIGAQMVKSVAAKTSDVAGDGTTTATVLAEAIFVEGLKNVTAGANVMALKRGIDKAVQCVVDKLRQMSIPVKGRKEVEQIATVASNYDAEIGKIIADAMDKVGKDGVITVEEGKSLQTEAKWIEGLQFDKGYLSPYFVTNPNTMQCVLEDPYLLIHEKKITTTKMLVPILEKISQTGKPLLIIAEEIEGEALTLLVVNKLRGSLKCAAVKAPGFGDKRKAMLEDIAVLTGGQAVFEDLGINLETLELSDLGRAKKIEIDKENTIIIEGAGESKKIKDRIEQIKREISTTTSDYDREKLQERLAKMAGGVVMINVGAATESEMKEKKARVEDALHATRAAVEEGILPGGGVSLLRSISPLNDLALTGDEKIGVDILQRALRAPLRQIAANAGVSAAIVVQNVENAKGNEGYDAGANRYCNMVSEGIIDPTKVVRTALQNAASVSTLLLTTDAIIGKIPEKKKTPPMPPGGGYGGYGDMY
- a CDS encoding type II toxin-antitoxin system HicA family toxin — encoded protein: MSKAEKLLRRFLSKPKDFTYDDLKSLLAGFGYEKAKSGKTTGSGVTFINPETRHIIRLHKPHPGVELKRYQLDYIEEALRNKGLIQ
- the lon gene encoding endopeptidase La; protein product: MTNSENNNHGEDQEHPVLTVEEEVQDKIERIKIPHETPVLPVKDTVVFPGMVAALSVYTDRDIKLLNDVLAGNRFLTLTAQKDKDIKVLKQSDIYECATAAVVLQMLRMPDNSAKMLVQGLRRVKIGEYVQSDPYFKAKISAIEDIIEDDRETEALARNAADQFAHMISMMPSLPEELKIAVVNIENPSRLADLITSHLNVSVAEKQKVLELANVKLRLQKVTTLIASELEVLEMATKIQSQVRNEMEKGQKEYYLRQQLKAIQDELGEGDERSMEIKELKEKIENAKMPAEAKKEAERELERLAKMHSASAEYTVSRTYLDLLIALPWSVSTKDQLDIKTASTILDEDHYDLEKLKERILEYLAVRKLKDDMKGPILCFVGPPGTGKTSVGMSIARSMGRKFVRMSLGGVRDEAEIRGHRRTYIGALPGRIIQGLKKAESNNPVFMLDEIDKLGADFRGDPSAALLEVLDPEQNHAFSDHYLDVAFDLSNVMFITTANILDTVPPALKDRMEVLELSGYTAEEKISIVKKFILPKQLKAHGLKEEQLTITDDAIKMVITDYTREAGLRNLEREIAHLCRKTAKKIASGEETSVTINAEQLNTLLGPIKFFSEAAERTTDAGVATGLAWTQAGGDILFIEATFMPGTGKLTLTGCLGDIMKESAQAAMSYIRSKLESLKISFKDFDKYDFHIHVPAGAIPKDGPSAGVTMAMALISLLKGTPILSNVAMTGEITLRGRVLPVGGIKEKVLAAKRAGITTVVLPKRNEKDLTEVPENAKKRLNFAFVERVDEMLPIVFGAEEPKKG
- a CDS encoding carbohydrate ABC transporter permease; amino-acid sequence: MQLPPVFPETYVLDSYKNVLFKSHFPYYLFNSFMVSLSTVCVAIPCALLAAYSVSRFSFRGKTAILFMIVVLFTLPSICLVAALYKLFYTLGWINLPVSLICAYSAHNFPLALFLMIKYIDKIPIEMDNASLIDGCTHFQALRYVIAPIALPGLISTAILTFIFCWNEFLFALTFTLDESSRLASVGIALFQGTYEVPWGDIAAASVIVTVPLLIFLLAFQRYIVQGIISGAVKE
- a CDS encoding ABC transporter ATP-binding protein, which translates into the protein MRIHLRNITKYYKHTAAVNCLNMEIQDGEFLVVLGSSGSGKTTTLNMIAGLETPSSGDIYFNDNLVNTVPPGKRDIALVFQNYALYPHMKIFDNIAFPLRIRKAKDLNENVENTARMLGINNLLQKYPKELSGGEKQRVALARALVRNPQVFLMDEPLSNLDARLRISARGELKKLQKQRNVTTVYVTHDQTEALTLGDRIAVMDKGHLQQIGTPYEIYNAPQNTFIAGFVGAPAMNFAEVRLITASSFALGETILESPVPPANTPQVILGIRPEKLQCVSPDFKNAIKSIVEHIEYLGHESVCHVRISPDILWSVKNTESTVSAGDLVGLAFSPDAVHWFDQSTGMRILDRSVNTMHT
- a CDS encoding Hsp20/alpha crystallin family protein, with product MISNDNDTYYKADAKQNKIEQILSEFFSFAGKEYSFDSMSPWKPQADIYETPEDIIVKMAIPGTKPHNVQVSFSKDTLTITGHRTDDSPHEKICFYQVEIRYGYFERAFYMPKPVDTNNIKASYKEGFLQIILPKIQQKEPEAFAIKINL